In a genomic window of Wyeomyia smithii strain HCP4-BCI-WySm-NY-G18 chromosome 1, ASM2978416v1, whole genome shotgun sequence:
- the LOC129734036 gene encoding nucleolar protein 58 isoform X1 yields MRCIRSQSESLLSGVPKKEMTAMALGLAHSLSRYKLKFSPDKIDTMIVQAQCLLDDLDKELNNYMMRAREWYGWHFPELGKILTDNIAFVKTIRLVGTRDNMSAADLSDILPEELEEKVKEAAEISMGTEISEEDIMNIQHLCDEILSINEYRTHLYDYLKTRMMAMAPNLTVLVGETIGARLIAHAGSLVNLAKHPSSTVQILGAEKALFRALKTKKDTPKYGLIFHASLIGSASSKNKGKISRSLAAKASLATRMDAFGEDVTMELGTEHRVKLELRLKMLEEGNMSRLSGTGKAKANLEKYHSESEIKVFKNDEDNTLPITKKRKLSDEIDSEVKIKHEATAEYSLGEPSKEKKQYKDANESSSKEHPSPKKIKPEKEEPSEDKTRIVEKKKKKKKKRDSEAELHEVPQQEKVDTLKAGKKKKLKNCN; encoded by the exons ATGCGGTGCATTCGTTCGCAATCAGAAAGTCTTCTCTCAGgtgtaccgaaaaaagaaatGACGGCAATGGCACTGGGACTAGCCCATTCACTATCACgttataaattgaaattttcaccAGATAAAATTgatacaatgattgtacaagctCAGTGTCTTTTGGATGATCTGGACAAAGAATTAAACAACTATATGATGCGTGCAAGAGAATG GTACGGCTGGCATTTTCCTGAACTAGGAAAAATTCTTACTGATAATATTGCGTTTGTTAAAACAATCAGACTTGTTGGCACACGCGATAATATGTCTGCTGCCGACCTATCGGATATTTTGCCGGAAGAATTAGAGGAGAAAGTCAAAGAAGCGGCAGAAATTTCTATGGGTACTGAGATTTCAGAAGAAGACATTATGAATATTCAACATCTTTGTGACGAAATTCTTTCTATAAATGAATATCGCACGCACCTGTATGATTACCTGAAAACACGTATGATGGCTATGGCACCTAATCTCACAGTTCTCGTTGGCGAAACTATTGGTGCACGCCTTATTGCTCATGCTGGTTCACTGGTGAACTTGGCAAAGCATCCCTCATCAACTGTTCAAATTCTTG GAGCTGAAAAAGCATTGTTTCGCGCATTAAAGACTAAAAAAGACACTCCCAAATATGGCCTGATATTCCATGCCAGCTTAATTGGTTCAGCGAGCTCAAAAAACAAAGGCAAAATTTCTCGGTCTCTCGCTGCTAAAGCATCTCTGGCAACGCGAATGGATGCATTTGGAGAAGATGTCACTATGGAACTCGGCACTGAGCATCGCGTCAAACTGGAGTTACGCCTCAAAATGCTGGAAGAAGGAAATATGTCTAGATTATCAGGAACAGGAAAGGCAAAAGCTAATTTAGAGAAATATCACTCTGAAAGCGAAATTAAGGTATTCAAAAACGATGAAGATAACACTTTACCAATCACCAAAAAACGAAAACTGTCCGATGAAATTGATTCTGAAGTTAAAATAAAACATGAAGCGACAGCTGAATACAGCTTGGGTGAACCATCAAAGGAAAAAAAGCAGTATAAA GACGCCAATGAATCAAGTAGCAAAGAACATCCGtcaccaaaaaaaataaaaccagaaAAGGAAGAACCGTCAGAGGACAAAACTCGTATAgtggaaaagaaaaagaaaaaaaagaaaaagcgtGATAGTGAAGCGGAACTACATGAAGTACCTCAGCAAGAAAAAGTCGATACATTAAAggctggaaagaaaaaaaaactaaagaatTGTAACTAA
- the LOC129734036 gene encoding nucleolar protein 58 isoform X2: MSAADLSDILPEELEEKVKEAAEISMGTEISEEDIMNIQHLCDEILSINEYRTHLYDYLKTRMMAMAPNLTVLVGETIGARLIAHAGSLVNLAKHPSSTVQILGAEKALFRALKTKKDTPKYGLIFHASLIGSASSKNKGKISRSLAAKASLATRMDAFGEDVTMELGTEHRVKLELRLKMLEEGNMSRLSGTGKAKANLEKYHSESEIKVFKNDEDNTLPITKKRKLSDEIDSEVKIKHEATAEYSLGEPSKEKKQYKDANESSSKEHPSPKKIKPEKEEPSEDKTRIVEKKKKKKKKRDSEAELHEVPQQEKVDTLKAGKKKKLKNCN; the protein is encoded by the exons ATGTCTGCTGCCGACCTATCGGATATTTTGCCGGAAGAATTAGAGGAGAAAGTCAAAGAAGCGGCAGAAATTTCTATGGGTACTGAGATTTCAGAAGAAGACATTATGAATATTCAACATCTTTGTGACGAAATTCTTTCTATAAATGAATATCGCACGCACCTGTATGATTACCTGAAAACACGTATGATGGCTATGGCACCTAATCTCACAGTTCTCGTTGGCGAAACTATTGGTGCACGCCTTATTGCTCATGCTGGTTCACTGGTGAACTTGGCAAAGCATCCCTCATCAACTGTTCAAATTCTTG GAGCTGAAAAAGCATTGTTTCGCGCATTAAAGACTAAAAAAGACACTCCCAAATATGGCCTGATATTCCATGCCAGCTTAATTGGTTCAGCGAGCTCAAAAAACAAAGGCAAAATTTCTCGGTCTCTCGCTGCTAAAGCATCTCTGGCAACGCGAATGGATGCATTTGGAGAAGATGTCACTATGGAACTCGGCACTGAGCATCGCGTCAAACTGGAGTTACGCCTCAAAATGCTGGAAGAAGGAAATATGTCTAGATTATCAGGAACAGGAAAGGCAAAAGCTAATTTAGAGAAATATCACTCTGAAAGCGAAATTAAGGTATTCAAAAACGATGAAGATAACACTTTACCAATCACCAAAAAACGAAAACTGTCCGATGAAATTGATTCTGAAGTTAAAATAAAACATGAAGCGACAGCTGAATACAGCTTGGGTGAACCATCAAAGGAAAAAAAGCAGTATAAA GACGCCAATGAATCAAGTAGCAAAGAACATCCGtcaccaaaaaaaataaaaccagaaAAGGAAGAACCGTCAGAGGACAAAACTCGTATAgtggaaaagaaaaagaaaaaaaagaaaaagcgtGATAGTGAAGCGGAACTACATGAAGTACCTCAGCAAGAAAAAGTCGATACATTAAAggctggaaagaaaaaaaaactaaagaatTGTAACTAA
- the LOC129717758 gene encoding NADH dehydrogenase [ubiquinone] flavoprotein 2, mitochondrial, with protein MIQCSPKIIQSTARNLRGLCSSSIRFSDNLFVHRDTAEDNPNIPFEFTEDNKKRVEAILNIYPEGHKRGAMIPLLDLAQRQHGWLPISAMHKVAETLGLPNMRVYEVATFYTMFMRKPTGTYHVQVCTTTPCWLRGSDKILNACKHKLAINVGETTGDGKFTISEVECLGACVNAPMIAVNDDYYEDLSIKDTEEILEDLKQGKVPRPGPRNGRFASEPFGGLTSLTSEPKGPGFGLQPGL; from the exons ATGATCCAATGCTCACCCAAAATCATACAATCTACG GCACGGAATTTACGAGGATTATGTAGTTCCTCAATTAGATTCAGCGACAACCTTTTTGTTCATCGTGACACTGCAGAAGATAATCCTAACATACCTTTTGAATTCACAGAGGATAACAAAAAG AGGGTTGAAGCAATTCTTAACATTTATCCAGAAGGTCATAAACGCGGCGCGATGATACCTCTTCTAGATTTGGCTCAGAGACAACACGGATGGCTTCCGATATCTGCTATGCATAAAGTTGCGGAAACATTAGGTCTTCCCAACATGAGAGTTTATGAAGTTGCTACCTTTTATACAATGTTCATGCGTAAACCAACTGGAACGTATCACGTGCAAGTGTGTACTACAACACCTTGCTGGTTGCGTGGGTcggataaaattttaaatgcttGCAAGCACAAACTTGCAATCAATGTTGGAGAGACAACAGGCGATGGAAAATTTACTATTTCCGAAGTGGAATGCTTGGGGGCATGTGTGAATGCTCCGATGATTGCAGTAAATGACGACTATTACGAAGATTTATCTATCAAAGACACCGAGGAAATTTTGGAGGACCTTAAACAAGGAAAAGTTCCAAGACCGGGACCCAGAAATGGGCGTTTTGCATCTGAACCTTTCGGTGGTTTGACATCGCTGACGTCAGAACCGAAAGGACCAGGATTTGGGTTACAGCCTGGACTTTAA